The genomic interval aaaatcatccccaTCAATGAAAGTAACTACATATACTTTACCTGCTGAGGTTCTAAGAATGAGAGCCAGTCTGATGAATGTGTTGGTAGAAGCCCCATGGAGGAACATTTGTAAAGTGCTAAGGCTATACCAAGCAAGTTTGCAATAAAATACACAACTTTTTGAATAAGAGCTTGAGGACTTCCTTCCAGCATCTTGTATGCTGTAGAGAATAAGGGGTGGGCAACagtcaagaaaatatacatgaatgtaaatCAATGTCAATAAATATAAAAGCAGTATGAATGAAGAATCAGGGAGGAAAACGCCCAGATGACATACTTTTAAACATGGATTCATATTGCAAATAACTTTTGGGATGTAGAGTTATAATATTGTCTAGATTAAAGCCGAATTGAAGCCAAACCACACCCATAATAAAATTCATTACCATGGAAAAAGGCATTTCATATGTTGTATATTCCTTGATTCATTCTTTGAACCTGAATTCAGGATGCTAATATCTCAACATTATAAAATGTGGGTGGAAGCCAACAAATCCACATCATAGGATTAGCATTACAAGTCCAAAGCTGCCTGCTGCAGTATGGCATTGTTTAAAGGTGCAACAGTGTCATACACCGGGAATGAAAGCACCTTTAAAAGGTGTAACTATTATTAAAACTGTCTGGTCTTGGGACAACATAATATGTGCAGAGCACTTCTCAGACCAGAAAGGCTCCAAAAATTTACCTACCAAAAGTACTCTAAGTGTGACATTACTAAAGGTGCCAAGATgaaccttttctttttcttacgtACATGTATAGGATTGGTAAACTTACTTGTTTTGAGAGACATGAGAGCCTGGATAGGTCGCCACAGCATCATTCCTACCATCATTATAGGGAAGATAGAGATAGAGCTACCAGCCATGTACATGAGGAACAGGTTCATGGGTAGTTGCTTCATGGGTGCTAGTGCTATGTCCCAACATTTCTGTAGGAATAATTCataatgaaaaaagagaaagtataGGCTATAGCATTTTACCTcctcaacattgaaatctaaCGTTACAAATAGTGTAAACAAGATGGTTCACGAACCATGAGTCTTGCCTGATTTCTCGATCaacaaaatatgcaattttatgaccaaggttggattcccctttaaacacaCACCAAGAATGAAAGACAACATATATTTGTAAAAGGACTGAACTACAATTAACAAACAGTTTAAAAATGTttatcagcaagaaattcatgaaTCAGAATGATTATCTATAGAAAGTgactttttgtaaaataaaacaaaaattgactGCTTAATCATGAGTTTGGTTAATAGCCGGTTTATATGCAGTGATTATTGTGATTTGCATATGATGGCACTCACCTTAACAATTAATGCTGGATCTTTATCATGTATTGATAGGTCAGGCAAGGTACGTTCAGTGTAACCCACAGGAGCAGGATGATCAGCAATGGTTTGAAGTTGCCTCTCACTTCTTGGCCTACATGAAGGTGAATTCAACAAATTCAAtacattgaaaatataaaaaacttGTCCAGCAGAgcccctgaaatgctcaaaGAGACCTAGAAAAAATTCCCCTTTCACTGGTGTTAAAGCCTATCCCATatccactcacactagtacgaggttagtatgtatactaacctcgtacaccggaccgcgtttgaccctggatttcgaagtagtcggcaaaAATCGCTTCATTGCAGAAGTAATATTTTaccgaaactccttctcgctactcaccggggctctttccggtaagtagcaatacacttcgcatgtctcttctacggaaatacaaggaagcccgttggtggc from Lytechinus pictus isolate F3 Inbred chromosome 2, Lp3.0, whole genome shotgun sequence carries:
- the LOC129253868 gene encoding ER membrane protein complex subunit 4-like; its protein translation is MANQQNIIARGVGRRHKWAIDFTSRPRSERQLQTIADHPAPVGYTERTLPDLSIHDKDPALIVKKCWDIALAPMKQLPMNLFLMYMAGSSISIFPIMMVGMMLWRPIQALMSLKTTYKMLEGSPQALIQKVVYFIANLLGIALALYKCSSMGLLPTHSSDWLSFLEPQQRVEFSGGGMVL